A DNA window from Coffea arabica cultivar ET-39 chromosome 6c, Coffea Arabica ET-39 HiFi, whole genome shotgun sequence contains the following coding sequences:
- the LOC113691322 gene encoding abscisic acid 8'-hydroxylase CYP707A1-like, which yields MPLFRNIHHNQEFFTEPQRFDPSRFEVAPKPNTFMPFGSGAHAGPGNELAKLEMLVLIHHLVSKFRWEVVGSNSGVQYGPFPVPLRGLPARLWKESTA from the exons ATGCCTTTGTTCAGGAATATTCATCACAATCAAGAATTCTTTACTGAACCCCAGAGATTTGATCCTTCAAGATTTGAG GTTGCCCCAAAGCCCAACACTTTTATGCCATTTGGCAGCGGAGCACACGCCGGTCCTGGTAATGAGCTTGCAAAGCTGGAAATGCTCGTACTGATCCACCACCTAGTCTCCAAgttcag GTGGGAAGTGGTGGGATCTAATAGTGGAGTTCAGTATGGTCCATTTCCGGTCCCTCTGCGTGGACTCCCGGCCAGATTATGGAAAGAATCTACCGCCTAG